A section of the Pseudomonas flavescens genome encodes:
- a CDS encoding MFS transporter codes for MSQPVPHAPNECVPASSEQPARRSLAAEPVYIQKGTRAFLRTILAMCSGGFATFALLYCVQPMMPMLAQQFELSAAQSSLILSVSTITLAVGLLITGPLSDALGRKPVMVVSLLAAAVFTVGSALMPTWEGVLVMRALVGLALSGLAAVAMSYLSEEIDPLHLGLAMGVYIGGNAIGGMSGRLLSGVLVDFMSWHAVLGTLGGLGLLAGALFWRLLPESRNFRPRSLRPRSLLQGYTLQFRDAGLPWLFLQGFLLMGAFVTMFNYIGYRLIEAPFKLDQTSIGLLSVVYLSGIYSSAQIGALADKLGRRKVLWAVIGLMLAGLVLTLFDVLPVILVGMLLFTFGFFGAHSVSSSWIGRRATQAKGQASSLYLFCYYLGSSVAGTLGGVFWQAGGWDGLGLFIGSLLLVSLAVALHLSRLQALPVAMPTR; via the coding sequence ATGAGTCAGCCCGTTCCACACGCACCCAACGAGTGCGTGCCCGCCAGCAGTGAGCAGCCTGCCCGCCGCAGCCTCGCCGCAGAGCCTGTTTATATCCAGAAAGGCACCCGCGCCTTCCTGCGCACCATTCTCGCCATGTGCTCCGGTGGTTTCGCCACCTTCGCCCTGCTCTATTGCGTGCAGCCGATGATGCCGATGCTGGCGCAGCAGTTCGAGCTCAGCGCCGCGCAAAGCAGCCTGATCCTGTCGGTTTCCACCATCACCCTGGCCGTCGGCCTGTTGATAACCGGGCCACTGTCCGACGCACTCGGGCGCAAGCCGGTGATGGTCGTCTCGCTGCTCGCCGCTGCCGTGTTCACCGTCGGCAGCGCGCTGATGCCGACCTGGGAAGGCGTGCTGGTGATGCGCGCACTGGTCGGCCTGGCCCTCAGCGGCCTGGCCGCCGTGGCCATGAGCTACCTGAGCGAGGAAATCGACCCGCTGCACCTGGGCCTGGCCATGGGCGTATATATCGGCGGCAACGCCATCGGCGGCATGAGTGGCCGTCTGCTCAGCGGCGTACTGGTCGACTTCATGTCCTGGCACGCGGTGCTGGGCACGCTCGGCGGCCTGGGCCTGCTGGCCGGTGCGCTGTTCTGGCGCCTGCTGCCCGAATCCCGCAACTTCCGCCCCCGCTCGCTGCGCCCACGCAGCCTGCTGCAGGGCTACACCCTGCAATTCCGCGATGCCGGCCTGCCGTGGCTGTTCCTGCAGGGTTTCCTGCTGATGGGCGCCTTCGTGACCATGTTCAACTACATCGGTTACCGCCTGATCGAAGCACCCTTCAAACTCGACCAGACCAGTATCGGCCTGCTCTCGGTGGTTTATCTATCGGGTATCTACAGCTCCGCGCAGATCGGCGCTCTGGCCGACAAACTGGGCCGTCGCAAGGTGCTCTGGGCGGTGATCGGCCTGATGCTGGCGGGTCTGGTGCTGACCCTGTTCGATGTGTTGCCGGTCATCCTGGTCGGCATGCTGCTGTTCACCTTCGGCTTCTTCGGCGCCCACTCGGTGTCGAGCAGCTGGATCGGCCGCCGCGCCACCCAGGCCAAGGGCCAGGCCTCATCGCTGTACCTGTTCTGCTACTACCTGGGTTCCAGCGTCGCCGGCACCCTGGGCGGCGTGTTCTGGCAGGCTGGCGGCTGGGACGGCCTGGGCCTGTTCATCGGCTCGCTGCTGCTGGTGTCCCTGGCCGTGGCCCTGCATCTGTCGCGCCTGCAGGCGTTGCCGGTGGCCATGCCTACGCGCTAA
- a CDS encoding LysR family transcriptional regulator, producing the protein MELRHLRYFVAVAEELHFGRAAELLGISQPPLSQQIQALEQELGVRLFERSNRHVALTDAGRLFLEETRQTLAQVSKSVDVVRRAEQGEIGELQIGFTASAPFVSIIPRAVFAFRQAFPAVHLNLQEMTSRQVSQALLEKKLQIGMIRPLELPAELDAVELLSEPLVALLHAGHPLAGEQDRGLALAELADEPFVYFPRNYGSGLYGQFFNLARQAGFTPRVTQEAHEALTIIGLVAAGLGVSVLPASFRRIRIDGVVFRTLMDADATTAVWLVKRRQERSPLAQAFIDLLTREVQARK; encoded by the coding sequence ATGGAGCTGCGCCATCTGCGTTACTTCGTGGCCGTCGCCGAAGAGCTGCATTTCGGCCGCGCCGCCGAGCTGCTGGGCATTTCCCAGCCACCGCTGAGCCAGCAGATACAGGCGCTGGAACAGGAACTCGGGGTGCGTCTGTTCGAGCGCAGCAACCGCCATGTGGCGCTCACCGATGCTGGGCGACTGTTCCTCGAGGAGACCCGGCAGACCCTGGCCCAGGTCAGCAAGTCGGTGGATGTGGTGCGCCGCGCCGAACAGGGCGAGATCGGCGAGTTGCAGATCGGCTTCACCGCATCGGCGCCGTTCGTGTCGATCATCCCGCGGGCGGTGTTCGCCTTTCGCCAGGCGTTTCCGGCGGTGCACCTCAACCTGCAGGAAATGACCAGCCGCCAGGTCAGCCAGGCGCTGCTGGAAAAGAAACTGCAGATCGGCATGATTCGCCCGCTGGAGCTGCCCGCCGAGCTGGACGCCGTGGAGCTGCTCAGCGAGCCGCTGGTGGCGCTGCTGCATGCTGGCCATCCGCTGGCCGGCGAGCAGGATCGGGGGCTGGCCCTGGCCGAACTGGCTGATGAGCCTTTCGTGTACTTTCCACGCAATTACGGCTCAGGTCTGTATGGCCAGTTCTTCAACCTGGCCCGGCAGGCCGGCTTCACCCCGCGGGTCACTCAGGAGGCTCACGAAGCGCTGACCATCATCGGCCTGGTGGCCGCGGGCCTCGGGGTGTCCGTGCTACCGGCCTCGTTCCGGCGCATCCGCATCGACGGCGTGGTGTTCCGCACCCTGATGGATGCCGATGCCACCACCGCGGTATGGCTGGTCAAGCGGCGCCAGGAACGCTCGCCGCTGGCGCAGGCCTTTATCGATCTGCTGACTCGGGAAGTGCAGGCGCGCAAATAG
- a CDS encoding tetratricopeptide repeat protein, whose protein sequence is MSTEALEKMLAKGVDNSLLRFGLGKGYLDAGEAAKAAEHLQRCVEHDPQYSAAWKLLGKAHQAAGNPDAARSAWQSGLQAAQAKGDKQAEKEMSVFLRKLDKNASA, encoded by the coding sequence ATGAGCACCGAAGCACTGGAAAAGATGCTCGCCAAGGGTGTGGATAACTCGCTACTGCGCTTCGGCCTGGGCAAGGGATATCTGGATGCCGGCGAGGCCGCGAAGGCCGCCGAACACCTGCAGCGCTGCGTCGAACACGACCCGCAGTACTCGGCCGCATGGAAATTGCTCGGCAAAGCCCACCAGGCCGCCGGCAACCCGGACGCCGCCCGCAGCGCCTGGCAAAGCGGCCTGCAAGCCGCACAAGCCAAGGGCGACAAGCAGGCGGAAAAGGAAATGAGCGTGTTCCTGCGCAAGCTGGACAAGAACGCCAGCGCTTGA
- the trkA gene encoding Trk system potassium transporter TrkA, which produces MKIIILGAGQVGGTLAEHLASEANDITVVDTDGDRLRDLGDRLDIRTVQGKGSFPTVLRQAGADDADMLVAVTNSDEVNMVACQVAYTLFHTPTRIARVREAAYLTREALFDNEAIPVDVLISPEQVVTNYIKRLIEYPGALQVIDFADGKAQLVAVKAYYGGPLVGQQLRQLREHMPKVDTRVAAIFRRDRAIMPQGDTVIEADDEVFFIAAKADIRAVMSEMRRLEESYKRVVIAGGGHIGERLAEAIESRYQVKIIEMNPARCRYLSENLESTIVLQGSSSDRDLLVEENIKDADIFLALTNDDEANIMSSLLAKRLGARKVMTLINNPAYVDLIQGGEIDIAISPQLATIGSLLTHVRRGDIESVHSLRRGAAEAIEVIAHGDARSSKVVGKAIKEISLPPGTTIGAIIRDEEVLIAHDVTVIESGDHVILFLMDKKHIRDVERLFQVGLTFF; this is translated from the coding sequence ATGAAGATCATCATTCTCGGCGCAGGCCAAGTGGGCGGAACGCTGGCCGAGCACCTGGCCAGCGAAGCCAATGACATCACCGTGGTGGACACCGACGGTGACCGCCTGCGCGACCTCGGCGACCGCCTCGACATCCGTACCGTCCAGGGCAAGGGCTCGTTCCCGACCGTACTGCGTCAGGCCGGTGCCGACGATGCCGACATGCTGGTGGCGGTGACCAACAGCGATGAAGTCAACATGGTCGCCTGCCAGGTCGCCTATACCCTGTTCCACACGCCGACGCGCATCGCCCGCGTCCGCGAAGCGGCCTACCTGACCCGCGAAGCGCTGTTCGACAACGAGGCGATTCCGGTCGACGTGCTGATCAGCCCCGAGCAGGTGGTGACCAACTACATCAAGCGCCTGATCGAATACCCCGGCGCCCTGCAGGTCATCGACTTCGCCGACGGCAAGGCGCAACTGGTGGCGGTCAAGGCCTACTACGGCGGCCCGCTGGTCGGCCAGCAACTGCGCCAGCTGCGCGAGCACATGCCCAAGGTCGATACCCGGGTGGCGGCGATCTTCCGTCGCGACCGGGCGATCATGCCCCAGGGCGATACGGTGATCGAGGCCGATGACGAAGTGTTCTTCATCGCCGCCAAGGCCGACATTCGCGCGGTGATGAGCGAGATGCGTCGCCTCGAGGAAAGCTACAAGCGCGTGGTGATCGCCGGTGGCGGGCACATCGGCGAGCGCCTGGCCGAAGCCATCGAAAGCCGCTATCAGGTCAAGATCATCGAGATGAACCCGGCGCGCTGCCGCTACCTCTCGGAGAACCTGGAAAGCACCATCGTGCTGCAAGGCAGCTCCTCCGATCGCGACCTGCTGGTGGAAGAGAACATCAAGGATGCCGACATCTTCCTGGCCCTGACCAACGACGATGAAGCCAACATCATGTCCTCGCTGCTGGCCAAGCGCCTGGGCGCGCGCAAGGTGATGACGCTGATCAACAACCCGGCCTACGTCGACCTGATTCAGGGCGGCGAGATCGACATCGCGATCAGCCCGCAATTGGCGACCATCGGCAGCCTGCTGACCCACGTGCGTCGTGGCGATATCGAGAGCGTGCACTCGCTGCGCCGCGGCGCAGCCGAAGCCATCGAAGTCATCGCCCACGGTGACGCGCGCTCGAGCAAGGTGGTCGGCAAGGCCATCAAGGAAATCTCGCTGCCGCCTGGCACCACCATCGGCGCGATCATCCGCGACGAAGAAGTGCTGATCGCCCATGACGTGACGGTGATCGAGTCCGGCGACCACGTGATCCTGTTCCTGATGGACAAGAAGCACATTCGCGACGTGGAACGGCTGTTCCAGGTCGGACTGACGTTTTTTTGA
- the rsmB gene encoding 16S rRNA (cytosine(967)-C(5))-methyltransferase RsmB produces MNPRLAAARALAAVLEGKASLGSSLPPLLDKVEARDRGLAQDLAFGAARWQPRLALIADKLLRKPFKDGDRDLEALLLIGLYQLFYTRIPAHAAIGETVGCVDKLKKTSAKGLLNAVLRNAQRDSESLIKELDRDPVLHTAHPRWLQKQLKAFWPEHWQAICAANNAHPPLILRVNRRHGSRDDYLARLRQVGFEAEPCTFSRDGIRLLQACDVTLLPGFAEGHVSVQDEAAQLAADLLQLAPGQRVLDACAAPGGKTCHLLEAEPGLQQVVAVDLEAKRLLRVRENLDRLQLDATLIAADGRDTAAWWDGKAFQRILLDAPCSATGVIRRHPDIKLTRQPDDIPALANLQGELLDALWPTLEVGGMLLYATCSTLPTENTEVIGAFLERTPGARELDIAGPFGLQQPHGRQLLAQQDGHDGFYYAKLIKIAAAGAPR; encoded by the coding sequence ATGAACCCCAGGCTGGCAGCCGCCCGCGCCCTGGCGGCGGTACTCGAAGGCAAGGCGTCGCTGGGTAGCAGCCTGCCGCCGCTGCTCGACAAGGTCGAGGCACGCGACCGTGGCCTCGCTCAGGACCTGGCCTTCGGCGCCGCGCGCTGGCAGCCACGTCTGGCGCTGATCGCCGACAAGTTGCTGCGCAAGCCTTTCAAGGATGGCGACCGCGACCTCGAAGCCCTGCTGCTGATTGGCCTCTACCAACTGTTCTACACACGCATTCCCGCCCACGCGGCCATCGGCGAGACGGTTGGCTGCGTCGACAAGCTGAAGAAGACCTCGGCCAAGGGCCTGCTCAATGCCGTGCTGCGCAACGCCCAGCGCGACAGCGAGAGCCTGATCAAAGAACTGGATCGCGACCCGGTGCTGCACACCGCTCATCCGCGCTGGCTGCAAAAACAGCTCAAGGCATTCTGGCCCGAACACTGGCAGGCGATCTGCGCAGCCAATAACGCCCACCCGCCGCTGATCCTGCGGGTCAACCGTCGCCACGGCAGCCGCGATGACTATCTCGCTCGGCTGCGCCAGGTCGGTTTCGAAGCAGAGCCCTGCACCTTCAGTCGCGATGGCATCCGCTTGCTGCAAGCCTGCGACGTGACCCTGCTGCCAGGGTTCGCCGAGGGGCATGTCAGCGTGCAGGACGAAGCCGCGCAGCTGGCTGCCGATCTGCTGCAACTGGCGCCCGGGCAACGCGTGCTGGACGCCTGCGCCGCCCCCGGTGGCAAAACCTGCCACCTGCTCGAAGCCGAGCCCGGGCTGCAACAGGTGGTCGCCGTGGACCTGGAAGCCAAACGCCTGCTGCGCGTGCGCGAGAACCTCGATCGCCTGCAGCTCGATGCCACCCTGATCGCCGCCGATGGCCGCGATACCGCTGCCTGGTGGGACGGCAAGGCGTTCCAGCGCATTCTCCTCGATGCGCCCTGCTCGGCCACCGGGGTGATCCGTCGCCACCCCGACATCAAGCTGACCCGTCAGCCCGACGACATTCCGGCGCTGGCCAACCTGCAGGGCGAACTGCTCGACGCACTGTGGCCCACGCTGGAAGTCGGCGGCATGCTGCTCTACGCCACCTGCTCGACCCTGCCGACGGAAAATACCGAGGTGATCGGCGCGTTCCTGGAACGTACGCCAGGTGCCCGCGAACTCGACATCGCCGGCCCCTTCGGCCTGCAACAGCCCCATGGCCGGCAACTGCTCGCCCAGCAGGACGGCCACGACGGCTTCTACTATGCCAAGCTGATCAAGATCGCAGCTGCTGGAGCACCCCGATGA
- the fmt gene encoding methionyl-tRNA formyltransferase: MTEALRIVFAGTPEFAAAHLKALLDTPHQIIAVYTQPDRPAGRGQKLMPSPVKQLALEHDIAVLQPPSLRDAAAQAELAALAPDLLVVVAYGLILPQVVLDIPRFGCINSHASLLPRWRGAAPIQRAVQAGDAESGVTVMQMEAGLDTGPMLLKVRTPITADDTGGSLHDRLAELGPPAVVDAIAGLASGTLMGEVQDDAQANYAHKLNKDEARLDWSRPADELERLIRAFNPWPICHSTLNDAPLKVLAARLADGQGQPGEILAASKDGLTVACGASALLLTRLQLPGGKALNFADLYNSRREQFAVGTVLV; the protein is encoded by the coding sequence ATGACCGAAGCTCTGCGTATCGTATTCGCCGGCACCCCGGAATTCGCCGCCGCCCACCTCAAGGCGCTGCTCGACACGCCGCACCAGATCATCGCGGTGTACACCCAGCCGGATCGTCCGGCGGGCCGCGGACAGAAACTCATGCCCAGCCCGGTCAAGCAGCTTGCCCTGGAACACGACATTGCCGTGCTGCAGCCGCCGAGCCTGCGTGACGCCGCGGCGCAGGCGGAGCTCGCCGCGCTGGCGCCGGACCTGCTGGTGGTGGTCGCCTACGGGCTGATCCTGCCTCAGGTGGTGCTCGACATCCCACGCTTCGGCTGCATCAACAGCCATGCGTCCCTGCTGCCACGCTGGCGGGGTGCCGCGCCGATCCAGCGTGCGGTACAGGCTGGCGACGCAGAAAGTGGCGTCACCGTGATGCAGATGGAAGCGGGTCTGGATACCGGGCCGATGCTCCTCAAGGTGCGTACGCCAATCACTGCCGACGACACCGGCGGCAGCCTGCATGACCGGCTGGCCGAGCTCGGCCCGCCGGCAGTGGTCGACGCCATCGCCGGTCTGGCCAGTGGCACGCTGATGGGCGAAGTACAGGACGACGCCCAGGCCAACTACGCCCACAAGCTCAACAAGGACGAAGCGCGCCTCGACTGGAGCCGCCCGGCCGATGAGCTGGAGCGACTGATCCGCGCCTTCAACCCCTGGCCGATCTGCCACAGCACCCTGAACGACGCGCCGCTCAAGGTGCTGGCCGCCCGCCTCGCTGACGGTCAGGGCCAGCCCGGCGAGATCCTCGCCGCCAGCAAGGACGGCCTGACCGTCGCCTGCGGCGCAAGCGCCCTGCTGCTTACCCGCCTGCAGCTGCCTGGCGGCAAGGCGCTGAACTTCGCTGACCTGTACAACAGCCGCCGTGAGCAGTTCGCCGTCGGCACGGTGCTGGTATGA
- the def gene encoding peptide deformylase encodes MAILNILEFPDPRLRTIAKPVDVVDDGLRQLIDDMFETMYDAPGIGLAATQVNVHKRVVVMDLSEDKSEPLVFINPAFESLTEEMDQYQEGCLSVPGFYENVDRPQKVKINALDRDGKPFEMIAEGLLAVCIQHECDHLNGKLFVDYLSTLKRDRIKKKLEKQHRQQV; translated from the coding sequence ATGGCGATTTTAAACATCCTCGAATTTCCCGATCCGCGCCTGCGTACCATCGCCAAACCGGTGGACGTGGTCGATGACGGCCTGCGTCAATTGATCGATGACATGTTCGAAACCATGTATGACGCCCCCGGTATCGGCCTCGCCGCGACCCAGGTGAATGTGCACAAGCGCGTGGTGGTCATGGACCTGTCCGAGGACAAGAGCGAGCCGCTGGTGTTCATCAACCCGGCCTTCGAATCGCTCACCGAGGAAATGGATCAGTACCAGGAAGGCTGCCTGTCGGTGCCCGGCTTCTACGAGAACGTCGACCGTCCGCAGAAGGTCAAGATCAACGCCCTGGACCGTGACGGCAAGCCGTTCGAGATGATCGCCGAAGGTCTGTTGGCCGTGTGCATCCAGCACGAATGCGATCACCTCAACGGCAAGCTGTTCGTCGACTACCTGTCTACGCTCAAGCGCGACCGCATCAAGAAGAAGCTGGAAAAGCAGCACCGCCAGCAGGTGTGA
- a CDS encoding LysM peptidoglycan-binding domain-containing protein — MRKSLLALLLVAASGLAVAEVQLKEGHPDRYTVVKGDTLWDISGKFLRQPWKWPEIWHANPQVENPHLIYPGDLLSLVYIDGQPRLMLGRGDSRGTIKLSPKVRSTPMAEAIPTIPLEAINSFLLKNRIVDSPEQFQGAPYIVAGNAERVVSGAGDRVYARGSFDPAEPVYGIFRQGKTYTDPDTKEFLGINADDIGGGEIVAEEEGVGTLNLTRTTQEVRNGDRLFPTEERAINSTFMPSEPTTEIKGLILDVPRGVSQIGQFDVVTLNKGARDGLEIGNVLAVYKTGETVRDRVTGESVKIPDERAGLLMVFRTYDKLSYGLILNASRQLAVMDKVRNP; from the coding sequence ATGAGGAAATCACTACTCGCCCTGCTGCTGGTCGCCGCGAGCGGTCTGGCAGTCGCCGAGGTGCAACTCAAGGAAGGCCACCCCGATCGTTACACGGTCGTGAAGGGCGATACCCTCTGGGATATTTCCGGCAAGTTCCTGCGACAGCCCTGGAAATGGCCGGAAATCTGGCACGCCAACCCACAGGTGGAAAACCCTCACCTGATCTACCCGGGTGATCTGTTGAGCCTGGTCTACATCGACGGCCAACCACGCCTGATGTTGGGCCGGGGCGATTCGCGCGGCACCATCAAGCTGTCGCCGAAGGTTCGCAGCACGCCGATGGCCGAAGCCATTCCGACCATTCCGCTGGAAGCGATCAACAGCTTCCTGCTCAAGAACCGCATCGTCGATAGCCCGGAACAGTTCCAGGGCGCACCCTACATCGTCGCCGGCAATGCCGAGCGCGTGGTCAGTGGTGCGGGTGACCGCGTCTACGCCCGTGGCAGCTTCGACCCGGCCGAGCCGGTGTATGGCATCTTCCGTCAGGGCAAGACCTACACCGATCCGGACACCAAGGAATTTCTCGGCATCAACGCCGACGATATCGGTGGCGGTGAAATCGTCGCCGAGGAAGAGGGCGTGGGTACCCTCAACCTGACCCGTACCACTCAGGAAGTTCGCAACGGCGACCGCCTGTTCCCCACCGAGGAACGGGCGATCAACTCGACGTTCATGCCCAGCGAGCCGACTACCGAAATCAAGGGCCTGATTCTCGACGTTCCGCGTGGCGTCAGCCAGATCGGCCAGTTCGACGTGGTCACCCTGAACAAGGGCGCCCGTGACGGTCTGGAGATCGGTAACGTACTGGCCGTCTACAAGACGGGCGAGACCGTGCGTGATCGCGTCACCGGCGAGTCGGTGAAGATTCCTGATGAACGTGCCGGCCTGCTCATGGTGTTCCGCACCTACGACAAGCTCAGCTACGGACTGATCCTCAACGCCTCGCGGCAGTTGGCGGTGATGGACAAGGTACGCAATCCGTAA
- the dprA gene encoding DNA-processing protein DprA: protein MSLSLSPAELEARLRLHCLPELGPKRFHKLLSAFDSASAALSAPASAWRSLGLPLACADARRSAQVRERARLSLEWLQVPDQQLLMWDDPRYPALLAEIPDAPPLLFVAGDPALLERPQLAMVGSRRASKPGLDTAHRFARSLARGGFVITSGLALGIDGAAHQGALDVGGHTVAVLGTGLQCLYPARHKRLARDIIDGGGALVSELPLDSPPQASNFPRRNRIISGLSLGVLVVEASPSSGSLITARIAAEQGREVYAIPGSIHHPGAKGCHQLIRDGATLVESIDHILEALRGWQAPAAEHAVVTETAPQAPAHPLLALLHAAPHSSEALAHSSGWPLPEVLAALTELELDGRVACEAGLWVGCKA from the coding sequence ATGTCGCTCTCGCTGTCTCCCGCCGAACTTGAAGCCCGCCTGCGCCTGCATTGTCTGCCGGAGCTGGGGCCGAAGCGTTTTCACAAATTGCTCAGTGCTTTCGACAGTGCCTCTGCCGCCCTCAGCGCGCCGGCCAGTGCCTGGCGCTCTCTTGGCTTGCCGCTGGCCTGTGCAGACGCGCGGCGCAGTGCTCAAGTGCGTGAGCGGGCGCGGCTTAGCCTGGAGTGGTTACAGGTGCCCGATCAGCAACTGCTGATGTGGGATGACCCGCGCTATCCCGCTTTGCTGGCAGAAATCCCCGACGCACCACCGCTACTGTTCGTTGCCGGTGACCCGGCATTGCTCGAGCGCCCGCAATTGGCCATGGTCGGCAGCCGCCGGGCGTCTAAGCCGGGCCTGGATACCGCGCACCGTTTCGCTCGCAGCCTGGCCCGCGGTGGTTTCGTGATCACCAGCGGGCTGGCGCTGGGCATCGACGGGGCGGCGCATCAGGGTGCGCTGGATGTGGGCGGGCACACCGTCGCTGTGCTCGGTACGGGTTTGCAGTGTCTGTATCCGGCACGCCACAAACGCCTGGCCCGGGACATCATCGACGGTGGCGGGGCACTGGTCTCCGAACTACCGCTGGATTCGCCACCCCAGGCGAGCAATTTTCCACGCCGCAATCGAATCATCAGTGGCCTGTCCCTGGGCGTGCTGGTGGTCGAGGCCAGCCCGTCGAGTGGCTCGCTGATCACCGCACGTATCGCGGCGGAGCAGGGGCGCGAGGTGTATGCGATTCCCGGCTCCATTCATCATCCGGGTGCCAAGGGCTGCCATCAGCTGATTCGTGACGGTGCCACGCTGGTAGAAAGCATCGACCACATCCTCGAAGCCCTGCGCGGCTGGCAGGCGCCCGCTGCCGAGCATGCGGTGGTTACCGAAACGGCTCCGCAGGCGCCAGCCCATCCACTGTTAGCGCTGTTGCATGCGGCGCCCCACAGCAGTGAAGCGCTTGCCCACTCCAGCGGCTGGCCACTGCCAGAAGTACTGGCCGCATTGACCGAGCTCGAGCTGGATGGGCGGGTTGCCTGCGAAGCCGGGCTTTGGGTGGGCTGCAAGGCGTAA
- a CDS encoding L-threonylcarbamoyladenylate synthase, with product MITSWQVQQAARVVRAGGVIAYPTEAVWGLGCDPWDEMAVDRLLALKERPVRKGLILVADNIRQFDFLLEDLPEIWQDRLASTWPGPNTWLVPHQDRLPEWITGEHDSVALRVSDHPRVRELCALTGPLVSTSANPAGRPAARSRLRVEQYFPRQLDAVLGGALGGRRNPSVIRDLVTGDVRRPA from the coding sequence ATGATCACCAGTTGGCAGGTTCAGCAGGCAGCGCGTGTGGTACGCGCCGGCGGCGTCATCGCCTATCCGACCGAAGCGGTCTGGGGGCTTGGCTGCGATCCCTGGGATGAAATGGCGGTGGACCGTCTGCTGGCGCTGAAGGAACGGCCCGTGCGCAAGGGGCTGATTCTGGTGGCCGACAACATCCGCCAGTTCGACTTTCTGCTCGAGGATCTGCCCGAGATCTGGCAGGACCGCCTGGCCAGCACATGGCCCGGCCCGAATACCTGGCTGGTGCCACACCAGGATCGCCTGCCGGAGTGGATCACCGGTGAGCACGACAGCGTTGCCCTGCGCGTCAGCGACCACCCGCGGGTACGCGAGTTGTGTGCTCTGACCGGACCACTGGTGTCGACCTCCGCCAATCCCGCCGGCCGCCCTGCCGCGCGCTCGCGGCTACGGGTCGAGCAGTACTTTCCAAGGCAATTGGACGCCGTGCTGGGCGGCGCCCTGGGCGGGCGCCGTAATCCCAGCGTGATTCGTGACCTGGTGACCGGCGACGTGCGCAGGCCAGCCTGA
- a CDS encoding NADPH:quinone reductase gives MAKRIQFSRHGGPEVLEYVDYQPAAPGPHEVRVHNQAIGLNFIDTYFRNGLYAPPSLPSSLGTEGAGFVDAIGSEVKDFQVGDRVAYATGPLGGYSELHVLPAEKLVKLPDAISFEQAAAVMLKGLTVQYLLRQTAELKSGDIVLFHAAAGGVGSFACQWAKALGVKLIGTVSSAKKAERAMQQGAWATIDYSHENVAQRVLELTDGKKCPVVYDGVGKDTWETSLDCVAPRGLLVSFGNASGAVTGVNLGILSQKGSLYVTRPTLASYADTPERLQKMADELFGMIAKGKLDAEIGQRYPLSEAATAQTLLSDRQTTGSTILLP, from the coding sequence ATGGCCAAACGCATCCAGTTCAGTCGCCACGGTGGCCCCGAGGTACTCGAATACGTCGACTACCAGCCGGCCGCCCCTGGCCCCCACGAGGTGCGTGTGCACAACCAGGCCATCGGCCTGAACTTCATCGATACCTACTTCCGCAATGGCCTGTATGCGCCCCCTTCGCTGCCGTCCAGCCTGGGTACCGAGGGTGCCGGTTTCGTCGACGCGATCGGTTCCGAGGTGAAGGACTTCCAGGTGGGCGACCGCGTGGCCTACGCCACCGGCCCACTGGGCGGCTACAGCGAGCTGCATGTGCTGCCAGCGGAAAAGCTGGTCAAGCTGCCCGACGCCATCAGCTTCGAGCAAGCTGCAGCGGTGATGCTCAAGGGGCTGACCGTGCAGTACCTGCTGCGCCAGACCGCCGAACTGAAGAGCGGCGACATCGTTCTGTTCCACGCTGCCGCAGGGGGCGTCGGCTCGTTCGCCTGCCAATGGGCCAAGGCCCTGGGCGTCAAGCTGATCGGTACCGTGAGTTCGGCAAAGAAGGCCGAGCGTGCAATGCAACAGGGCGCCTGGGCGACCATCGACTACAGCCATGAAAACGTTGCCCAGCGCGTGCTGGAACTGACCGATGGCAAGAAATGCCCGGTGGTCTACGATGGCGTCGGCAAGGACACCTGGGAAACCTCTCTGGACTGCGTGGCGCCACGCGGCCTGCTGGTCAGCTTCGGCAATGCGTCCGGTGCGGTGACGGGAGTCAACCTGGGCATCCTCTCGCAGAAGGGCTCGCTGTACGTCACCCGCCCGACCCTGGCCAGCTACGCGGATACGCCGGAGCGCCTGCAAAAGATGGCTGACGAACTGTTCGGCATGATCGCCAAGGGCAAACTCGACGCCGAGATCGGCCAGCGTTATCCACTGAGCGAAGCGGCCACCGCACAGACCCTGCTGAGCGACCGGCAGACCACCGGCTCGACCATTCTGTTGCCCTGA